In one Shinella zoogloeoides genomic region, the following are encoded:
- a CDS encoding MFS transporter, giving the protein MSDERQRLNYVLFLVAGAGLVNVARAMTLSFLAIKLQQSFGLGPAMIGMLLGIGPLVGAIAAPFAGSLSDKVGRKTVLTLTLLSMALAMVGMGVAETVLAFCLAQIVAAVTIAINEPISRALMSDVCPEPLRLKYFSWRYTAINFGFAVGPLIGIAAGAASTTLFIIAGIVYALFALALHLLKVPLHRSAAEPASAPGLSVLESIRTAIRDPRLAFFVGGGTLLIAVYGQWSATLAPYLSGSIAGGVEIFAYMVSINGAVVLIGNPFARRFIERAGALNALVIGCLLFLAGELGFLVSSGLWGLAISMVVFTIGEILVVPSEYMLVDGISNDRNRGSYFGAHSFSTVGNFVGPTLGGLMLGAFGGPGMFLLFAGFAVISAILFAVGTRMPPPRASVELAPAAASEGATGPHLRGLYA; this is encoded by the coding sequence ATGAGCGACGAAAGACAAAGACTGAACTATGTGCTCTTCCTCGTCGCCGGGGCAGGCCTCGTGAATGTCGCAAGGGCGATGACGCTCTCGTTCCTTGCCATCAAGCTGCAGCAATCCTTCGGTCTCGGGCCTGCCATGATCGGCATGCTGCTCGGCATCGGTCCGCTTGTCGGGGCGATCGCTGCCCCGTTCGCCGGCTCGCTGTCGGACAAGGTGGGGCGCAAGACCGTGCTGACGCTGACGCTTCTCTCCATGGCGCTCGCCATGGTCGGGATGGGCGTCGCCGAGACGGTTCTCGCCTTCTGCCTCGCCCAGATCGTCGCGGCCGTCACCATCGCCATCAACGAGCCGATTTCCCGCGCCCTGATGAGCGACGTATGCCCGGAACCGCTGCGCCTCAAATATTTCTCCTGGCGCTACACCGCGATCAATTTCGGCTTTGCCGTCGGCCCGCTGATCGGGATCGCGGCAGGCGCCGCCTCCACGACGCTTTTCATCATCGCCGGCATCGTCTATGCGCTGTTCGCGCTTGCCCTGCACCTGCTGAAGGTTCCTCTTCATCGCAGCGCGGCCGAGCCGGCCTCCGCGCCCGGCCTGTCGGTGCTTGAGAGCATCAGGACTGCGATCCGCGACCCCCGTCTCGCCTTCTTCGTCGGCGGCGGCACCTTGCTGATTGCGGTATACGGCCAATGGTCGGCCACCCTCGCCCCCTACCTTTCCGGCAGCATCGCCGGCGGCGTGGAGATTTTCGCCTATATGGTCTCCATCAACGGCGCTGTCGTCCTGATCGGAAACCCGTTCGCCCGCCGTTTCATCGAGCGCGCGGGCGCGCTCAATGCGCTGGTGATCGGCTGCCTGCTGTTCCTTGCCGGCGAGCTCGGTTTCCTCGTTTCCAGCGGCTTGTGGGGCCTGGCGATCTCGATGGTCGTTTTCACCATTGGAGAAATCCTGGTCGTTCCCTCCGAATACATGCTGGTCGACGGCATCTCGAACGACCGCAACAGGGGCAGTTATTTCGGCGCCCATTCGTTCTCGACGGTCGGCAATTTCGTCGGCCCGACCCTGGGCGGCCTTATGCTGGGCGCTTTCGGCGGCCCCGGCATGTTCCTTCTTTTCGCCGGCTTCGCGGTGATCAGCGCGATCCTCTTTGCGGTGGGCACAAGAATGCCGCCGCCCAGGGCCTCGGTCGAGCTTGCACCGGCAGCAGCATCCGAAGGCGCGACCGGCCCTCACCTCCGGGGCCTCTACGCCTGA